The DNA window CGCCGCCGCCGTGGACGATATCCAGACCACCATCAGCATCGACGCCCTGCGCGCCGAGGTGGAACTGCTGAAAAAGCAGGTGGCCGGCGCCGCGCCCGCCGAGCAGCTGGGCCTCCTGAAGCAGATTGGGGAGTTGCAGCGCGCCGTGGAAGCCGAGAAACGCGGACGGCGCGGCATCGCGTAGGCGGGCGGTGCACGCCGCTCGTGGCTGAGGCTCAGCCCGCCGTGCCCTCCAACGTCCAGGCCACCCCATTCCAGGGACTCTTGCCGTTCGCCGGATCGAGCAGGCGCGCGGTCACCGCCGTCAGGTCCTCATCCGGCCCCTCGGCCCACAGGTCATGGCCCAGCACGTAATCCCCGGCCAGCTCCTCCCAGGAGCGGTAGCGCTCACGCAGGGCGGCGGCAGCGGGCAGGATGTGCGCCCACGCCTCGGCCTCGGACAGGTAGCGGGCGGCGTAGCCCCAGCGGGCCACGTTGATCAGGCGGGCCAGGTCCCAGGCCAGCACGTCGTGGCCTGCCGCCGCCCGGAATTTGACGCGGTGGCCCTCGGCGGCCAGCCATTCCAGCATCGCCACCGTCTCGTCGTGGTCCTCTGTGCCCCACCAGCTGCTCAGGTTCATGGCCCACTGCGCCGAATCCACGCGCGGATCGGGGTTGAGGGTGTCGTGGCGGTGCCGGTTGAGGTCCGTGAGCTGCGCGCTGGCGGCCAGTGCCCACCGCCCGGCGGGGTCCAGCGGTTTGGCACGGGCCAGACGAAGCTTCAGCCAGTCCGGCATCAGCGCCTCCACGAAAAAGTCTGCGACTGCTTTGCCTGCGTTCATGGGCCTCCCTGGGGAAAGGCCCACCCGCACGCCTGCCACCTGACCGGCAATGTAGCAGCGGGCCAGACATCGGCAATACGGCCCGGGCATCCACAAATCGTTTAGGAACAACCCTCAGAAAAGAAAAGAGGCGGACCCCGAAAGGGCTGCCTCAATCCTGTTGTGTCGTGCCTACGACGCGCTTATTTGCGGTCCTGCAACTTCACGTAGTGCGCGTCCTTCTCGCCGGTGTAGACGCTGCTGGGGCGCAGCAGGCTGTTGTCCTGGCTGTACTCGATCACGCTGGCGCACCAGCCGCTGATGCGGGCCAGGGCAAAGATCGGGGTGAAGAACTCCTTCTTGATGCCCAGGTCGCTGTACACCGTGCCGCTGTAGAAGTCCACGTTGGGGTAGATGCCCTTGTCACCCAGGCGGTCCACCACCGTCTTCTCGATGGTTTCGAGAATCTGGTAGTAGTTGCTCTTGCCTTCCTTGTTCGCCACATGCTCGGCGTAGTCGCGCAGCACGCGGCTGCGGGGATCGAAGTTCTTGTAGACGCGGTGCCCCACGCCCATGATCTTTTCCTTGTTGTCCAGCTTCTTGCCGATGTACGCCTCGGCCTTGTCGGGCGTGCCGACCTCGTCGAGCATGTCCATCACGGCCTCGTTCGCGCCGCCGTGCAGCGGTCCCTTCAGGGCGCCGATGGCAGACGTGATGCACGAGTACATGTCGCTGAGGGTGCTGGAGGTGGCGATCGCCGTGAAGGTGCTGGCGTTCATGGCGTGATCGACGTGCAGCACCAGCGCGATGTCGAACAGGCGCGACTGCTCGGCGGTGGGCTCGGTGCCGGTCAGCATATACAGGAAGTTGCCCGCGTGGGTCAGGTCCATGCGCGGCGCGACCATCTCCTGGCCCTCCTGCGTGCGGCTGATGGCGGCGATGATGGTGCTGAACTGCGCGATCAGGCGAACCGTGATGGCGCGGCGGGCCTCCGGGGTGATGTCCTCGGACTGCGGGTCCAGCAGGCCCAGGTAGGACACGGCGGTGCGCAGCGCCTGCATCGGGTTGATGCCGCGCGGCATGTCCTGGATCACCTGCTGAAGCTGCTGCGGGATGGCGCGGTTTTCCTTGAGGTGCGCGTCGAACTGCGCCAGTTCCGTGGCGGTGGGCAGCTTGCCTTCCAGCAGCGCCAGCGACAGTTCCTCGAAGGTGCTGTTCTCGGCCCACTCCTGAATCGGAATGCCCAGATGCAGCAAAATCCCTTCCTCGCCGTTGATGAACGTCAGCTTGCTCTCGGTGAATTTAACGCCTGCCAGGCCCTTGGCGATTTCAGTCATGATGCCCGAGGATAGCACCGCCGCCCTGTTCGATCAGAGTCGGGTCACGTTCCCGCCGGGGTGACAACCTTCATGTCAGCCCTAGAATGCCCGGCGATGACCGCCCATTCTCAAGTCGTTCTGGCCCTCGACACTGCCACCCCACACCTGACGCTGGCCCTGCGCTGGAAGGACGGCAAAGTGGCGTCTTCCAGGGAGGTGGGCCGGGCGCACGCCGAGGAATTGCCCGCCGCCACGCGCGAACTGTTCGCCCAGTCCGGTCTTCCCTTCCGCGCCGACCTGCTCGTCATTGGCACTGGCCCCGGCTCGTATACCGGCGTGCGCGTGGGGGCCAGCTACGCGCTGGGGCTGGGCCGGGTGTGGGGCGCGGGGGTCCGCGGCGTGCCCACCCTCGAGGGGCTGGTGCGGGGCGACGGTCCGCAAGGCGTCTCGCTGGACGCCCGCAAAGGCAACATCTACGGCGCGGTCTATGACGTGTCGGGCGGCGCGGTGGACAGCGTGCGTCACGCGCCGCAGAAATTCAGTCTGGAGGAGTTCCAGGCGCTGCTCGGCCCGCTGCCCCACCACTCGGACCTCGCACCGGACGGGTTGGCGCTCCTGAAAGCCGGACTGAGGCATGGGCAGGAGCACTGGGCGCTGGCCTACCTGTAATCCCTGACCAGTTCCTCGCTCAGCGTCCACAGCCGCGCGGCACTTTCAGGGTCCAGCGCGTAGGGCTTGTACCCGAATCTCGGATCGGGATTTTGCGCGTCCAGCGGCGTGCTTTGCTGAATGTCCTCCAAAAACAGTCCGCCCACCCCTTCCAGTTGCGGTGAGGTGGCGGCCCACACGGTGGTGGACGCGCCTTCTTCCGTGGTTTTGAACACGGCGTTCAGCTTGCCCGACTCGTCCTGCCAGCCCATCGCGCGCTGCTCTTCCAGCGGGACAAACTTCTGCAACCCGGTCATGATGCCGCCGGGGTGAACTGCATTGGCCGTCACGCCGCGCGCCCCGTACTGCTGCGTCAGGCCCACGGCGAACAGGGCGTTGGCGGTCTTGCTCTGGCCGTAGGCGGCCCAGCGGTCATACGGGCGGCGCCCGAAGTTGAGGTCATCCCAGACGATGTCGCTGCGGCGGTGGCCGCTGCTGCTCAGGGCCACCACGCGGGCGGGGGCGGCGGCCAGCAGCGCGGGCATCAGCAACTGCGTCAACAGGAAGTGGCCCAGGTGGTTGGTGCCGAACTGTGTCTCGAAGCCGTCGGGGGTCTGGCCCTGCGGCGTCGCCATGATGCCCGCGTTGTTGATCAGGATATGAATGGCGGGAGCTGCCGCCAGAATCCGCGCCGCCCCCTCGCGTACCTGCGCCAGCGAGGCGAGGTCCAGCTCGATGACCTGGGCGTTCTGGTTGCCCGTCGATTCCCGCAGTTCGGCGGCGATCTTCTCCCCTTTCCCGGTGTCCCGGACAGCCAGGATCACCGACGCTCCCGCCGACAGCAGCGCGCGGGCCGTCTCCACCCCAATGCCGGAAGAGGCGCCAGTAATCACGGCGGTCTTGCCGTTCAGGTCAAGTCCCTGAACGACTTCCAGGGCGGTGGCGCGCGGCGCGAGTGGGCTGGCGATGGTCGTCATGGGACCGAGCTTACGCCCCCAGGAGGTGAACAACGGGCAGCAGCCAGCCCTCCAGATCAGAAGGTGGCCGCTGCCTGCCCGCAGAGCAATCAGCTCGTCGGCTGGCTGATCCCCTTCAGGGCCGTCTCGTCCACGCCCGTGTGTGCCCGCACGGCCAGATCGCCGAGGCTGACGATACCCACCACCCGGCTGCCCTCGGTGACGGGCAGACGGCGAAGCTGACGGTGCGACATCTCGCGGGCGGCTTCCTCCACCGTGGTGTCGGCAGTCATGGTGAACACGTCGCCGGTGGCGTAGTCGCTGGCCGGGGTGCCGAAATCGTGACCGTAGGCCACCGCGCGCACCACGATGTCGCGGTCCGTGATGATTCCGGTCAGCAGGTCGCCGTCCATGATCAGCACGTTGCCGATGCCCTGTTCCTTCATGTGGGTGGCGACCTCCTTAAGGGTGGCGCCGGTGTCCACCGTCGTCAGGTCCGGGGTCATGATGTCCTTGAGAGTGGTCATGAGCCACCCTAGCCCGTCAGCGTAGGGGGGCCGTGGGGAGGCGCTAAAGAAACGGGAAAGGGAGAGGCGCAACTGGCCTCTCCCCCCTTGATCAACCTGTCTCGCTCAGCGCATCAGCCAGTCGAAAGCCGTCTTGACCAGGGCGTTCCGGCTGCCCGGGGTCAGGCCTTCCAGGCCGAAGCCCATGTTGACGGTGCGGTAGCGGCCCGCGTCGTTGGCGACGATGGCCCCGGCGTTTTCACCGGCGCTCTGGGCGCTGACCCGGCCGCCGCGCGCGGGCTGGCTGGCCTGCTGGCCGCTGGTGCCGAAGATCTGGCCCAGCGCGGTGCCGATGATCTTGCCTGCCAGCTGCTCGACCAGACCGCGCGGGTCCTGCTGCTTCTGGGCGGCGCGGCCCCGGTTGGGGTCCACCTTGATGCTCTGGGCGCTGATGGTGCCGGCATTGGCATTGGCGCTGCCCCACGAGGCGACGGTGGCGCTGCCGCCCAGATCGGCGATCACGTCGGGGTAAACCTGATTCTGGGCGCTGCCCGCCGCGTTCAGGGTGTAGGCGGTGTTGCCGAACGGTCCGCTGGTCACGAATTTGGCGGTGCCGCTGCTGTCGGCCACCAGCCGGGACTTGAGGACGCTGCGGTAGAAGTCGCCCTCGCCGATGTCGTAGCCGATGTCCTGGCCGGTCACCAGCAGCCGTCCGCCGCCCGACAGGTACTGGCGCAGGGTGTTCTGATCGGCGGGGGTGATGGTGTTCTGGTACTGCTCGCCGCTGGCCCAGATCACGATGTCGGCCTTCTGCATCTCGCTCAGCGGGGCCGGGCCCTGCGACTGCACGTTCCACACGAAGGCGCCGCCGCTGACCGCGTTGGACTTGAGGGCGTCGCGCAGCGCACCCGTCACGTCCGTGCCCACGCCCATGTCGTCATCGACCAGCAGCACGCGGGGTTTGCCGGCCGTGGGAGCGGGCGTGGGTTTGGGAGCGGGCGTCGGGGCCGGGGTGGGCTTGGGCGCAGGCACCGAGGAGCCGGGCACCGGCTTGATAAAGCAGCCCTTGAACTTGCCCACGGCGGGATCGCGGCCCCACTCGGCGACGGTGCAGTTGAACCCGTCGGTGCCGGTGCCGGTCAGGTACTGGCCCTCGGTGCCGAAAGCGGCCAGCCGCTGCCCGCTGAAGTTGCACTTCTGGCCTTCCAGCGCGCACAGTTCGTACCCGGCCGGGCCGGTAGGCGTCTTGTTGGTGGCGGGCGGAGGGGTGGGCGTCGGCTTGGGGGCCGGAGTCGGCGTGGGCGCTGGGGTGGGCTTGGGAGCCGGCGTTGGGGTAGGGGCCGGCGTGGGAGTGGGGGCCGGGGTGGGTTTGGGTGTCGGCGTCGGGGTGGGTGTTGGCGTCGGCGCTGGTGCAGGCGTCGGCTTGGGCGCCGGGGCCGGAGCGCTCACGCTGACGCCCAGCTTACCCAGCGCTCCGGGCAGGCTGATCAGGCCGAAGCCCACGTTGTTGTTCTTGCTGCCCGCGTTGCTGGCACTGGTGTACAGGGCGTTCTTGATGCTGTCCACGCTGCTGCCCGGCTTGGCCGACAGCATCACGGCCACCGCGCCCGCCGTGATGGGGCTGGCCTGCGAGCTGCCGCTCTTGGCGCCGTACTTGCCGCCCGGAATGGAACTGGTGATGTCCACCCCCGGCGCGGCGATATCGGGTTTGACGAAGACCCCGTTGATCTTGCCGCTCCAGGCTACCGGTCCCCGGCTGCTAAAGCTGGCCACGTTGCCGCTCTGGTCCACCGCGCCCACCCCGATGGCGTCGGGCAGGTTGCCGGGGCTGCCGGTGCTGGCCGACGCCGGGCCGAAGTTGCCGATGGCGAACACCGGCACCACGTTGGCCTTGAGCATGTTCTCCAGCGGCACGATGAACTCGTCGTAGGTGCCCGGAATCCCCAGGCTCATGTTCACCACGTCCGCACCGTCGTCGGTGTCGGCGTTGTTGTCGGGGTCCAGCACGTACTGCATCCCGGCGATCACCTCGGCAAACGTGCCCTCGTTGTTGGGCAGCACCAGCGCGCTGATAATTTTGGCGCTGGGGGCCACCCCTACCGTGTCACCCACCAGCAGCCCCGCCGTGTGGGTGCCGTGATCCGCGCTGTCGTGCGGCTGGCTGTTGACGCGGTTGCCCTCCGCGTCGAACTCGGCGAAGGCGGCGATCTTGCCCTGGAGTTGCGGGTGGTTGGGATCGATGCCGCTGTCCAGGTGGCCGATCTTGATGCCCTGCCCCTTGAAGCCGGCGGCCCAGGCCTGCGGCGCGCCGATCTTGGCCAGGTGCCACGGCTCCCCGGCGGCGGCGGCCGAGGCGCTCAGGGCCACCGCCCGCTGCGGCTTGGGAATCTGCACCTTGAAGTTCTCGAACACGTCGGTCACGAACGGCAGCGCGGCCAGGGCGCGGGCCTGCACCGGGGTCAGCGGCAGGAAGATGCTCTGGTCCAGCCACAGCGAGGTGGCCTGACCGCTCTTGATCGCGCTGGCCAGGAAACCGGCCGCCGAGCCCAGCTGATCCAGCCGCCCGTTGAGCTGCGCGCGCAGGTTCTTGAGCTGCGCCCGGCCCCGCGCGTCGTTGCCGAACTGGAAGCGCACGATCACGCCCACCTTGGTCTGGTCACCGCGCTTGGCGCGTTCCAGCAGCGTGGGCGACAGGCCCGCCGCGCCTGCCGAGGAGAGGGACAGGCCGCCCAGCAGCAGGGCCGCGCCCAGCATCAGGCTCTTTTTCTTCAGAGGCATCGTCATGAGGCTCAGCGTAGCCGCCCGCCCATGACGGCCCCTGAACACGGCGTGAGGAATCCTTAAAGTGCCGTCAGGGCCGCATCAGTCTGATGGCGGGGGCGTCGGGAACGTCCGGGGGCCGTGCGCGGCGTCGTCTCCGGTGCCCGTAGGGCCATCTTCCTCCCCTTGGCCCTTTGCTGAGACAGCGGTGGGGGGGGCGGTCAGCGGTCGTAGCCGATGATGATCTCGCCCTCGGTCAGCTTGCGGTTGATCATGCTGGTGCGGCTGTAATTCAGGATGATCAGGCCGCTTTCCAGTTCCAGCAGGTTCAGGGTCGCCCGGACGCCATTGCCGGCGGTGGCGTCGCTGCCCAGCAGCTTCCACTGAAAGCCGCTGCGGACGGGCAGCACCCGGTCCGGGGCGGTGCTGGGTACCACGGGAGTGGGCAGGGCGCTGTAGCCTTCCGGGCCGCGCAGCTCGCCCGTTCGCAGATTGATGCTCAGGCCGTCCAGCACGTTGTTCAGGGCCGGATTGCTGCCGAACACCACGCGGCCGGAATCGCGCGTCAGCGCCAGCCGCGCGGTCTTGCTGGAGGACACCAGCACCTCCTGGAACACCAGGTAGCGCCGGTAGTCCTCCTCGGAGATGCCCAGGCGCGGGTCATAGGGCGCGCGCACCCCCCGGCTGGCGCTGACAATCACCTGATACAGCGCGTCGGCGCTGCCACCCACCCGCTCCACGCGCATGCGCAGATCCACGGTGGACAGGCTGGGACGCTTTTCCATGATGGTCACGTTCTGCCCCTGCAGCGGCAACAGCGCCGACAGCCGGGCCAGCCCCACGTTGCCCAGCGGCGGCGCGACATCGGTCTTCACCGCCGCCCCCAGGGACGCCAGAAGCAGGAGAAATGGAAGTGTCCGCGCCGCCTTCATGCCAGGGTCGAGCATAGGGCGGGCGGGTGAGAACTCGTGTGTGGAACGCTCACCTGGGCATCAGCCAGGGCAGCCCCGGCACGGCCCGGCAAGGGCGCTGGCCCCGCGACACCCACACCGCAAAAGGCGAGGCGAGCCCACAGCCCCGCCTCGCCCCTCAGCCCGCCGGGTTACGCCTTGCCGACGCTGCCCAGCACGCCCATCTTGTGCTCGATCACCTGCGACATCACGTCGCGGGCGCGGCCGAAGATCTTGCGCGGGTCGAACTCCTTGGGCGTGGCCTGCAACACCTCGCGGATGCCCACGGTGCTGGCCAGCCGCAGATCGGTGTCCACGTTGACCTTGGCGATGCCGAACCCCGTGGCGCGCTGCAGATCCTCGTCGGCAATGCCCGCCGCGTCGCCGATCTCGCCGCCCGCCGCGCGGAAGCGCTCGATGATGTCCTGCGGCACGCCGCTGGAGCCGTGCGCCACCAGCGGAATGCCAGTCATGCCCGCGATCTTCTCGATGCGCGCGTGATCGATGTAGGGGCGGCCCTTGCCCTTGAACGCGCCGTGGCTGGTGCCGATGGCAATCGCCAGGTAATCGGTGCCGGTCTGCTCGATGAACTGCACGGCTTCCTCGGGATCGGTCAGGAAGGCGTCCTTCTCGTCCACGACGATGTGCTCCTCGATGCCGCCCAGCCGACCCAGCTCGGACTCCACGCTGATGCCCATGGCGTGCGCGGCCTCCACGACGCGGCGGGTCTCCTTGACGTTGTCGGCGAAGTCGTGGTGCGAGGCGTCGATCATCACACTGGTAAAGCCCATGCGAATGGCGTTCAGCGCCGACTCGTAGGAGGAGCCGTGATCCAGGTGCAGGGCCACCGGCACCGTGGCGCGGTGGGCCATGTCCTTGACGATGTTGGCCAGATCCTGGCCGCCGTACTTGATGGCCCCCTCGCTCATCTGCACCATCACCGGGCTGCGCAGCCGCTCGGCAGTGTGGATGATCGCCTGGGTGATCTCCATGTTGTTGGTGTTGAACGAGCCGACGCCGTACTTGCCGGCGCGGGCGGGAATCAGAATGTCGTTACCGGTGACGAGCATGGTTGCCTCCTTATAAGCCCCTCTACTGTACCCGGCCTGCCGAAAAAGAGGCCAGGACGTTTGGACACGGTGAGCCGTGGGGAGCCACTCTGGCCTTTCCAAGCCCCAGGCGTAGCATGAAAGGCATGACCCCCGCCCGCCCGGCCCCCGACTTCACGGCCCTGTTCTCAGCCCGCGCCCGGCGCATGAACGCCAGCGCCATCCGCGAGATTCTGAAGGTCACGCAGCAGCCAGACATCATTTCTTTTGCTGGAGGCCTGCCCGCGCCGGAGCTGTTTCCGCTGGAGGAGGTCAGAAGGGCCGCCGACGCCGCGCTGACCCGCTACGGCCCCGCCGCCCTGCAGTACAGCACCACCGAGGGCCATCCACCCCTGCGCGAGTGGATCGGGGCCAGGGCCGGGATTCCCGCCGCCAACGTGCAGATCATGACCGGCAGCCAGCAGGCGCTGGACTTGCTGGGTAAGATCCTGATCTCGGAGGGGGACACGGTGCTGGTGGAGGCGCCGACGTACCTGGGCGCCTTGCAGTCCTTCCAGCCGTACGGCCCCCGCTACGTGCAGCTGCCCACCGATGACGGCGGCATCGACGTGGACGCTCTGGCAGAGTTGCTCCAGACCACCCCGGCCAAACTGCTGTACGCCGTGCCCAACTTCCAGAACCCCACCGGGCGCACCCTGGACGCCCAGCGCCGCCGCCGCCTGGTGGAGCTGACCGCCCAGTACGGCGTCCTGGTGATCGAGGACGATCCCTACGGTCAGCTGCGCTTCTCCGGCGAGCCCGCCCCCAGCCTGTACGAACTGGGGCTGGAGTACGCCGGGGACGTGGAGGCCAACCACATCCTCTACTGCTCCAGCTTTTCCAAGACGCTGGTGCCGGGCCTGCGCGACGCCTGGGTACAGGCCGCCGCGCCAATCGTTTCCAAGCTGGTGCAGGCCAAGCAGGGCGCGGACCTGCACACGCCCACGCTGAATCAGATGATCGTGACCGAACTGCTGGACGAGGTGCTGCCGCGCCAGATCGAGACGGTGAGGCGGGCCTACGGCCAACGCGCCGCCGCTATGCTGGGGCACATCGGAGAACAGTTTCCGGGCGGCGTGCAGTCCACCCGTCCCGAAGGCGGCATGTTCCTGTGGGTCACGCTGCCGGAAGGAATCGACAGCACGCGGATGCTGGAGCGCGCGCTGAGCCGCAACGTGGCCTACGTGCCGGGCAGTCCATTCTTCGCACTGGGCGGCGGCGAGAACACCCTGCGTCTGAGCTACAGCAGCGCGACGCCGGAGCAGATCGAGCGCGGCATCGCGGCGCTGGGCGAGACGATCCGCGAGGCGCTGGACTGATGGGCGAGGCCACAGCCGCCGTGCTGGCCGAGGTGGGGGCCGAACGGCAGCGGCAGGACGCGAGGTGGGGCCAGCAGGATCACGCGCCGGAGGTGTGGCTGATGGTGCTGGCCGAGGAGGTGGGCGAGGCGAACCAGGCCGCGTTCGAACATCTGTTTCCTCGCTTCGACAAACACGCGGCGCAGCGTGGCCCGCGCAGTCTCGCAGACTACCGCCGGGAACTCGTGCAGGTGGCGGCGGTGGCTGTGGCCGCGATTGAAAGCCTGGATCGCCAGAGTGGATCTGCCCCGAGCTGATCTGCCCAGAGCTGATCTATCATCGGCGGCATGAGTCGCGCGGCCCCCATCGGTGTGTTCGACAGCGGCGTGGGCGGCCTGAGCGTGCTGGCCGAGTTGCGCCGCCTATTGCCCCACGAGGATTTCCTCTATCTGGCCGACACCGCGCACCTGCCCTACGGCGCGCGGCCCGGCGAGGAGATCCGCGAGTTGACCGGGCGGGCCGTGGCCGAACTGCACGCCCGCGGGGTGAAAGCGGTGGTGGTGGCGTGCAACACGGCGTCCGCATACAGCCTGGAACACCTGCGCGCCCGCTTCGACATGCCGATCATCGGGCTGGTGCCGGCCCTCAAACCCGCCGTGGCCGCCACGCGGACAGGCGTGGTGGGCGTCCTCGCCACCCCCGGCACGCTGCGCGGCACGCTGCTTCAGGACGTGATCCGCACTTTTGCCGAGCCGGCGGGCGTGCGCGTGCTGACCGCCGTGAGCGCCGAATTGGTGCCGCTGGTGGAGGCCGGGCAGGCGGACGGGGAACGCACGCGGGCGGTGCTGCGCGAGGTGCTGGCGCCCATCGCCGAGGCGGGCGCGGATGGACTGGTGCTGGGCTGCACGCATTACCCGTTTCTGGCGGGCAGCATCCGGGCCGAATTCGGCCACGCCTTTGCCCTGCTGGACAGCGGCGCGGCGGTGGCCCGGCAAACCCGCAACGTCCTTCAGGGGAGTGATCTGCTGAACACCCATCAGGCCCAGGGCGCGGTGGCCTCTTTCGTGACCGGAGACGTGGAGGCCGCCCGCCCGGTGTTCGCGGCCCTGAGCGCAGACCAGGCCGAGCCTGTGCATCTGGCGGCAGTCAGCGCGTAAGCTGCGGGCCATGTCGTCTCCCTCTGGCCCCCACAAGCTGCCCATTCGTCAGGGGCGTGACCTTTTGGAGCCCCGGCCCCTGACCGTGCGGCGCGGCGTCAACCCCTACGCGCCGGGCAGCGCGCACCTGACGCTGGGACGCACCGAGATCCTGGCGACGGTCACGCTGGAGGACAAGCCCGCCCCGCACATGCGCGGCAAAAAGGAGGGCTGGCTGACCGCCGAGTACGCCATGCTGCCGCGCGCCACGCATGACCGCACGCCCCGCGAGCGCGGCCTGCAAAACGGGCGGCGGCACGAGATTCAGCGCCTGCTGGGCCGGGCGCTGCGGGCCAGTATGGACTTGCGCCCCTTCCGGAATCAGACCATCTACGTGGACTGCGACGTGCTGGTGGCCGACGGCGGCACGCGGGTGGCGAGCATCCTGGCGGCGCACGCGGCCCTGCACGATTTCTGCGACCGGCGGGTCACGGCGGGCACCCTGAGCGAGTGGCCGCTGCGGCACGCGGTGGGGGCCATCAGCGTGGGCTACGTGGGCCAGGAGCTGCGCGTGGATCTGGACTACGCCGAGGACAGCACCGCGCGGGCCGACCTGAACGTGGTGGCCACCGAAGCCGGATTGATCATCGAGGCCCAGGGCGGCGCCGAGGACGGCCCGCTGAGCGTGGCGGACTACGTGGCTCTGCTGGAGGCGGGCACGGCGGCAGTGCAGGGCGTGCTGAAAGAGATGGGACGGCAACTGGCCGCAACCAAAGGCTAGAGCATTTGTCCGAATTGCTGCATCAGAAAAAAGACTTCTGATGCCTCCATTATCCCAAATGCTCAGCAAAATTCACTCACTCCGTTCGGCCAAAAGCAAACAACACTTTTGACAAATGCTCTAGAACGGGGCAACTCTCAATTCATCTTCATGGCGGCCCCGTCCAGGCCCGGTTCCCTGCGCTAAACTCCAGAGCATTCCCAAGGAGGATCACCATGAGCGGAGCGAAATTCATCGGGCGGGCGCTGCTTGCCAGCATCTTTATCAAGAACGGCCTGGAACACCTGCAAAACCCCGATCCCGTGGTGCGTGCGGCGCGTGGGGCCGAGATCCCGCAGCCCGAACTGGCCGTCCAGATCAACTCCGGCGTGATGGTGGGCGCGGGCGCGCTGCTGGCGCTGGGCCTGTTCCCGCGTCTGGCGGGCACCGCGCTGGCCGCCAGCCTGGTGCCTACCACCGTCATCGGCCACCCGTTCTGGGACAAGCAGGGCAAGGAGCGCGAGCAGCAGCAGACGCAGTTCCTGAAGAACCTGGCACTGTTCGGCGCGTTGATGTACGTCAGCGGCCACGACTGAGCGCAACGGGGCAACGGCAACGTCGCAAGCCTGGGTAAAGGCCCGCCTTGCCACGCCGCCCCATGACCTCCATACACTCGGGCCATGACGAAAAACGATTCGGCCCCTGACCGGCAGGGCGGTCTGCCTGACGATCTGGGCAACGACATGAGCGAGCGCAGCGGGTACTACGACGAATCCGAAACCGGCATGACCGACACGCCCATTGGCCGTGAACGCCAGCCGCCCGAGGCGGTGCC is part of the Deinococcus radiopugnans ATCC 19172 genome and encodes:
- a CDS encoding DUF1266 domain-containing protein gives rise to the protein MNAGKAVADFFVEALMPDWLKLRLARAKPLDPAGRWALAASAQLTDLNRHRHDTLNPDPRVDSAQWAMNLSSWWGTEDHDETVAMLEWLAAEGHRVKFRAAAGHDVLAWDLARLINVARWGYAARYLSEAEAWAHILPAAAALRERYRSWEELAGDYVLGHDLWAEGPDEDLTAVTARLLDPANGKSPWNGVAWTLEGTAG
- a CDS encoding citrate/2-methylcitrate synthase; this encodes MTEIAKGLAGVKFTESKLTFINGEEGILLHLGIPIQEWAENSTFEELSLALLEGKLPTATELAQFDAHLKENRAIPQQLQQVIQDMPRGINPMQALRTAVSYLGLLDPQSEDITPEARRAITVRLIAQFSTIIAAISRTQEGQEMVAPRMDLTHAGNFLYMLTGTEPTAEQSRLFDIALVLHVDHAMNASTFTAIATSSTLSDMYSCITSAIGALKGPLHGGANEAVMDMLDEVGTPDKAEAYIGKKLDNKEKIMGVGHRVYKNFDPRSRVLRDYAEHVANKEGKSNYYQILETIEKTVVDRLGDKGIYPNVDFYSGTVYSDLGIKKEFFTPIFALARISGWCASVIEYSQDNSLLRPSSVYTGEKDAHYVKLQDRK
- the tsaB gene encoding tRNA (adenosine(37)-N6)-threonylcarbamoyltransferase complex dimerization subunit type 1 TsaB, which gives rise to MTAHSQVVLALDTATPHLTLALRWKDGKVASSREVGRAHAEELPAATRELFAQSGLPFRADLLVIGTGPGSYTGVRVGASYALGLGRVWGAGVRGVPTLEGLVRGDGPQGVSLDARKGNIYGAVYDVSGGAVDSVRHAPQKFSLEEFQALLGPLPHHSDLAPDGLALLKAGLRHGQEHWALAYL
- a CDS encoding oxidoreductase is translated as MTTIASPLAPRATALEVVQGLDLNGKTAVITGASSGIGVETARALLSAGASVILAVRDTGKGEKIAAELRESTGNQNAQVIELDLASLAQVREGAARILAAAPAIHILINNAGIMATPQGQTPDGFETQFGTNHLGHFLLTQLLMPALLAAAPARVVALSSSGHRRSDIVWDDLNFGRRPYDRWAAYGQSKTANALFAVGLTQQYGARGVTANAVHPGGIMTGLQKFVPLEEQRAMGWQDESGKLNAVFKTTEEGASTTVWAATSPQLEGVGGLFLEDIQQSTPLDAQNPDPRFGYKPYALDPESAARLWTLSEELVRDYR
- a CDS encoding CBS domain-containing protein; translated protein: MTTLKDIMTPDLTTVDTGATLKEVATHMKEQGIGNVLIMDGDLLTGIITDRDIVVRAVAYGHDFGTPASDYATGDVFTMTADTTVEEAAREMSHRQLRRLPVTEGSRVVGIVSLGDLAVRAHTGVDETALKGISQPTS
- a CDS encoding S8 family peptidase, yielding MPLKKKSLMLGAALLLGGLSLSSAGAAGLSPTLLERAKRGDQTKVGVIVRFQFGNDARGRAQLKNLRAQLNGRLDQLGSAAGFLASAIKSGQATSLWLDQSIFLPLTPVQARALAALPFVTDVFENFKVQIPKPQRAVALSASAAAAGEPWHLAKIGAPQAWAAGFKGQGIKIGHLDSGIDPNHPQLQGKIAAFAEFDAEGNRVNSQPHDSADHGTHTAGLLVGDTVGVAPSAKIISALVLPNNEGTFAEVIAGMQYVLDPDNNADTDDGADVVNMSLGIPGTYDEFIVPLENMLKANVVPVFAIGNFGPASASTGSPGNLPDAIGVGAVDQSGNVASFSSRGPVAWSGKINGVFVKPDIAAPGVDITSSIPGGKYGAKSGSSQASPITAGAVAVMLSAKPGSSVDSIKNALYTSASNAGSKNNNVGFGLISLPGALGKLGVSVSAPAPAPKPTPAPAPTPTPTPTPTPKPTPAPTPTPAPTPTPAPKPTPAPTPTPAPKPTPTPPPATNKTPTGPAGYELCALEGQKCNFSGQRLAAFGTEGQYLTGTGTDGFNCTVAEWGRDPAVGKFKGCFIKPVPGSSVPAPKPTPAPTPAPKPTPAPTAGKPRVLLVDDDMGVGTDVTGALRDALKSNAVSGGAFVWNVQSQGPAPLSEMQKADIVIWASGEQYQNTITPADQNTLRQYLSGGGRLLVTGQDIGYDIGEGDFYRSVLKSRLVADSSGTAKFVTSGPFGNTAYTLNAAGSAQNQVYPDVIADLGGSATVASWGSANANAGTISAQSIKVDPNRGRAAQKQQDPRGLVEQLAGKIIGTALGQIFGTSGQQASQPARGGRVSAQSAGENAGAIVANDAGRYRTVNMGFGLEGLTPGSRNALVKTAFDWLMR
- the fba gene encoding class II fructose-1,6-bisphosphate aldolase, with amino-acid sequence MLVTGNDILIPARAGKYGVGSFNTNNMEITQAIIHTAERLRSPVMVQMSEGAIKYGGQDLANIVKDMAHRATVPVALHLDHGSSYESALNAIRMGFTSVMIDASHHDFADNVKETRRVVEAAHAMGISVESELGRLGGIEEHIVVDEKDAFLTDPEEAVQFIEQTGTDYLAIAIGTSHGAFKGKGRPYIDHARIEKIAGMTGIPLVAHGSSGVPQDIIERFRAAGGEIGDAAGIADEDLQRATGFGIAKVNVDTDLRLASTVGIREVLQATPKEFDPRKIFGRARDVMSQVIEHKMGVLGSVGKA